Proteins encoded together in one Planctomycetota bacterium window:
- a CDS encoding radical SAM protein, which yields MAERAVLNVADRVKPAVFVKPAPRQVYRFEAGGKTFAYDANAMTLAVGGGGDEEWASPFRPDFPHPPIRDHADTLVLCLTRACNLRCQYCFVRKGDGAPGARMTPDMARRALDLLLPPHGPATVAFFGGEPLLEWGLLTEIVEYARHVYRGPGRPGFHLTTNGTPLDAGKAAFLDREGFDLIVSLDGPRDIHNQSRPGGAGVDSYEATLRGLKLLKGLRLAARTTLRGTFAASGMRLRERLEHHHRLLDEGLAAHVSLEPASLTESACGAAAPGHPLSFDSPTADWGAVEAEYGQAAGYLRDRIRPRRAASFEPLVRFARRLAFRQAACSECQAGNGTVSVAPDGRVCACHREGPSAVGSLAAGGLEESLRAPWLDPRFYLNARCLDCPIRLACGGPCRLDALERGDLHTPSDAGCKLRHIAFRWAAWLLSELTRDEAARLAGQRASTCCGQKT from the coding sequence ATGGCCGAACGAGCCGTCCTGAACGTCGCCGACCGGGTCAAGCCCGCGGTCTTCGTCAAGCCCGCCCCGCGGCAGGTGTACCGCTTCGAGGCCGGCGGGAAGACGTTCGCCTACGACGCCAACGCCATGACGCTGGCCGTCGGCGGCGGAGGGGACGAGGAATGGGCCTCGCCCTTCCGGCCCGACTTCCCCCATCCGCCGATCCGTGACCACGCCGACACTCTGGTCCTCTGCCTGACGCGGGCCTGCAACCTGCGGTGCCAGTATTGCTTCGTGCGGAAGGGCGACGGCGCCCCGGGTGCGCGAATGACGCCGGACATGGCGCGGCGCGCGCTGGACCTTCTCCTGCCGCCCCACGGGCCGGCGACCGTCGCCTTCTTCGGCGGCGAGCCGCTCCTGGAGTGGGGCCTGCTCACCGAGATCGTCGAGTACGCCCGGCACGTCTATCGCGGCCCGGGCCGCCCGGGGTTCCACCTGACCACCAACGGCACCCCCCTCGACGCCGGCAAGGCCGCCTTCCTCGACCGCGAAGGGTTCGATCTGATCGTCTCGCTCGACGGCCCACGCGACATCCACAACCAGAGCCGCCCCGGCGGCGCGGGGGTGGATTCCTATGAGGCGACGCTGCGCGGCCTGAAGTTGCTCAAGGGGCTTCGCCTGGCGGCACGGACGACGCTCCGCGGCACTTTCGCCGCCTCGGGAATGAGGCTGAGGGAGCGCCTCGAACACCACCATCGCCTGCTCGACGAGGGCCTCGCCGCCCACGTCTCGCTCGAACCCGCCAGCCTGACGGAGTCCGCCTGCGGCGCGGCCGCGCCAGGCCATCCCTTGAGCTTCGACTCCCCCACGGCCGACTGGGGAGCCGTCGAGGCGGAGTATGGCCAGGCCGCGGGATACCTGCGAGATCGCATCCGCCCGCGCCGCGCGGCCTCGTTCGAGCCGCTGGTCCGGTTCGCCCGGCGCCTCGCCTTCCGCCAGGCGGCCTGTTCCGAATGCCAGGCCGGCAACGGCACGGTCTCCGTGGCGCCCGACGGCCGCGTCTGCGCCTGCCATCGCGAGGGACCGAGCGCCGTCGGCAGCCTGGCCGCGGGCGGCTTGGAAGAATCGCTCCGAGCGCCCTGGCTGGACCCCCGCTTCTACCTGAATGCCAGGTGCCTGGACTGCCCGATCCGGCTCGCCTGCGGCGGCCCGTGCCGGCTCGACGCGCTCGAACGCGGGGATCTCCATACGCCCTCGGACGCCGGCTGCAAGCTGCGCCACATCGCGTTCCGCTGGGCGGCGTGGCTCCTCTCCGAACTCACCCGCGACGAGGCGGCGCGCCTGGCCGGCCAGAGGGCGTCGACCTGCTGCGGCCAGAAGACCTGA
- a CDS encoding class I SAM-dependent methyltransferase produces MAAFPTQEGYLTLATGHGRYVEFAANLALSVKHKDRRPIALLHDERVEVPQTLRPFFDAIIEAKSSRLLPGLDAKLQLQNYSPFERTMYLDADCLMAKGDAGCFWDRLRDVPFSVVGDAIRRGPYCKFPDVAELIARMGLPHMIRHNGGFMYFDQSEAARNVFRRARAYYEEHRDYLSYRHSDPARGHNEEPLFAAAMALLGLKPVPPRENLMYTARKGPYDIDVLRGHCAYGEDPVVSPTFVHFVRLEPRDVYVRETNRLRRWFGVPPWFPPGTDEHAVAIEPFARVPAKADILPLLPQGGVAAEIGVFKGCFSQTILDLNRPATLHLVDPWAGEVSSGGVTGQGDELYQLVLGRFQRKIEAGQVAVHRKTSAQAAQEFPDGHFDWVFLDANHGFAGMMQDLEAWFPKVKPGGYITGHDYTDVKGYGVIQAVDEFRQRAPVHLVALSGDEYASFVLRKRLAGEPQPVLRCSILSGTPLCH; encoded by the coding sequence CCACGACGAGCGGGTCGAGGTCCCGCAGACCCTCAGGCCGTTCTTCGACGCCATCATCGAGGCCAAGTCGAGCCGCCTCCTCCCTGGCCTCGACGCCAAGCTCCAGCTTCAGAACTACAGCCCCTTCGAGCGGACGATGTACCTGGACGCCGACTGCCTCATGGCCAAGGGCGACGCCGGCTGTTTCTGGGACCGGCTGAGGGATGTCCCCTTCAGCGTCGTGGGCGATGCCATTCGGCGGGGCCCATACTGCAAGTTCCCCGACGTGGCCGAATTGATCGCCCGCATGGGCCTGCCCCACATGATCCGTCACAACGGCGGGTTCATGTACTTCGACCAGAGCGAGGCCGCCCGGAACGTCTTCCGGCGCGCGCGGGCCTACTACGAGGAACACAGGGACTACCTCTCGTACCGCCACTCGGACCCTGCGCGCGGCCACAACGAGGAGCCGCTCTTCGCCGCGGCGATGGCGCTCCTCGGCCTCAAGCCCGTCCCGCCCCGCGAGAACCTGATGTACACCGCCCGCAAAGGCCCCTACGACATCGACGTCCTGCGCGGGCATTGCGCCTACGGCGAAGACCCCGTGGTCTCGCCGACGTTCGTCCACTTCGTGCGCCTGGAACCCAGGGACGTCTACGTCCGCGAGACGAACCGCCTCCGCCGCTGGTTCGGCGTGCCGCCCTGGTTCCCGCCAGGCACGGACGAGCACGCGGTCGCCATCGAGCCTTTCGCCCGTGTCCCGGCGAAGGCGGACATCCTGCCGCTTCTGCCCCAGGGCGGCGTCGCGGCCGAGATCGGGGTGTTCAAGGGCTGCTTCTCCCAGACGATTCTCGACCTCAACCGGCCGGCGACGCTCCACCTGGTCGACCCCTGGGCTGGCGAAGTCTCCAGCGGCGGGGTGACCGGCCAGGGCGACGAACTCTACCAACTCGTCCTCGGCCGGTTCCAGCGGAAGATCGAGGCCGGCCAGGTCGCCGTCCACCGCAAGACGTCGGCACAGGCGGCCCAGGAGTTCCCCGACGGGCACTTCGACTGGGTCTTCCTCGACGCCAATCATGGCTTCGCCGGGATGATGCAGGACCTCGAGGCCTGGTTCCCCAAGGTGAAGCCCGGCGGCTACATCACCGGCCACGATTACACCGACGTGAAGGGCTACGGCGTCATCCAGGCCGTGGACGAGTTCCGCCAGAGGGCTCCCGTCCACCTGGTGGCCCTGAGCGGCGACGAGTACGCCAGCTTCGTCCTGAGGAAGCGCCTCGCCGGCGAGCCTCAGCCGGTCCTCCGGTGCTCCATCCTGTCGGGCACGCCGCTGTGCCATTAG